The Halomicronema hongdechloris C2206 genome includes a window with the following:
- a CDS encoding transketolase C-terminal domain-containing protein, whose amino-acid sequence MTTFPIDLSTYKRIALDPANPTLTDEQRTALKANIQLCRDAIVFFTATGAAHGVGGHTGGPYDTVPEVMILDAIFRGGPDQVVPTFFDEAGHRVATQYLMAAINGDLPAEQLMLYRQAHQKLPGHPELGLTPGVKFSSGRLGHMWPYVNGVALANPGKTVFCLGSDGSQQEGNDAEAARLAVAQHLNVKLLIDDNDVTIAGHPSSYLPGFSVRRTLEGHGLKVLEGDGEDLDGLYARICEAITTPGPVAVVSKRSMAVGIDEIEGTSEGHDVIPLDAAIKYLEGRGQTQAAEVLKGMEKPKNPYTFMGSSDNVDSNRNVFGKTVAEILGGMSELDRKNTIKVFDNDLEGSTGIKHIRAAHPEVFIKGGVMERGNLSAAAGFGMEKGKQGIYATFSAFLEMVISEISMARLNYSNLLCHFSHAGVDDMADNTCHFGLNNLFADNGLEDGYETRLYFPADANQMRAVVKAIFSDPGLRFVFSTRSKVPMILDTDGNEMFAGDYRFTPGKDEVIREGAAGYVVAFGDALYRALDAVERLKQQGIDVGLINKATLNAVDEDMMAKIGKAPFVLVTEAFNRRTGLGSRFGSWLLERGYTPKYAYLGSHKEGCGGLWEQFPHQGIDPDSVVAQVKRLVG is encoded by the coding sequence ATGACGACCTTTCCCATTGATTTAAGTACCTATAAGCGCATTGCTCTAGATCCGGCCAATCCTACTCTGACGGATGAGCAGCGCACGGCTCTCAAGGCCAATATTCAACTCTGCCGCGATGCCATTGTGTTCTTTACGGCCACTGGGGCCGCGCACGGGGTCGGAGGTCACACCGGCGGGCCTTACGACACCGTACCGGAAGTGATGATCCTAGACGCTATCTTTCGGGGTGGGCCTGATCAGGTTGTCCCCACCTTCTTCGATGAAGCCGGACACCGCGTGGCAACTCAATACTTGATGGCAGCCATCAACGGCGATCTACCGGCTGAGCAGCTAATGCTCTATCGTCAAGCGCACCAAAAGCTACCGGGCCACCCGGAGTTGGGACTAACCCCCGGCGTTAAATTTAGTTCTGGTCGCCTGGGACACATGTGGCCCTACGTCAATGGTGTCGCCCTGGCCAACCCAGGTAAAACCGTCTTTTGCCTCGGCTCGGATGGCTCTCAGCAGGAAGGCAATGACGCCGAAGCGGCTCGATTAGCCGTGGCCCAGCATCTGAATGTGAAGCTGTTGATCGATGACAACGATGTCACCATTGCCGGTCATCCCTCTTCCTACCTGCCTGGCTTTAGTGTCCGCCGTACCTTGGAAGGCCACGGCCTTAAAGTCTTAGAAGGCGATGGAGAAGATCTCGATGGCCTCTATGCCCGTATCTGCGAGGCCATTACCACCCCAGGACCAGTGGCAGTGGTCAGTAAGCGCTCCATGGCCGTCGGCATTGATGAGATTGAAGGCACCAGTGAGGGGCACGATGTCATTCCCCTAGATGCCGCCATCAAGTACTTAGAGGGTAGAGGCCAGACCCAGGCTGCTGAGGTGCTGAAGGGCATGGAGAAGCCCAAAAATCCCTATACATTCATGGGCTCCTCAGACAATGTGGATTCCAACCGCAATGTGTTCGGCAAAACCGTCGCCGAAATCCTCGGCGGCATGAGTGAACTGGACCGGAAAAACACCATTAAAGTCTTCGACAATGATCTGGAAGGGTCCACCGGCATCAAGCATATCCGAGCGGCCCATCCTGAAGTCTTTATCAAAGGTGGGGTGATGGAGCGCGGTAACTTATCGGCAGCGGCCGGCTTTGGCATGGAAAAAGGCAAGCAGGGGATCTATGCCACCTTCAGCGCCTTCCTGGAGATGGTCATCTCTGAAATTTCCATGGCTCGGCTCAATTACTCCAACTTGCTGTGTCATTTTTCCCACGCTGGTGTCGATGACATGGCCGACAATACCTGCCACTTCGGCCTCAATAACCTGTTCGCCGACAACGGCTTGGAGGATGGCTACGAAACTCGTCTATACTTCCCCGCCGATGCCAACCAAATGCGGGCCGTGGTGAAGGCAATCTTTTCAGATCCAGGGCTGCGGTTTGTCTTCTCGACCCGTTCTAAGGTGCCTATGATCTTAGACACCGATGGCAATGAGATGTTTGCCGGTGATTACCGCTTTACTCCCGGTAAAGATGAAGTCATCCGGGAAGGAGCGGCTGGTTATGTGGTGGCTTTTGGTGATGCCCTTTATCGGGCTCTGGATGCAGTGGAGCGTCTGAAGCAGCAGGGCATTGATGTGGGGCTAATTAACAAGGCCACCCTGAATGCGGTGGATGAAGACATGATGGCCAAGATCGGCAAGGCACCGTTTGTGCTGGTCACCGAAGCCTTTAACCGCCGCACCGGCCTAGGTAGCCGGTTTGGCTCCTGGTTGCTAGAGCGGGGGTATACGCCTAAGTATGCGTACCTGGGATCTCATAAAGAAGGCTGTGGTGGCCTCTGGGAGCAGTTCCCCCATCAAGGCATCGACCCCGACAGTGTCGTAGCTCAGGTGAAGCGACTCGTGGGGTAA